A genomic window from Candidatus Andeanibacterium colombiense includes:
- a CDS encoding ATP-binding cassette domain-containing protein: MTSPPISLGAIEARNLTLTLGEGEASVAILKGIDLTVGAGETIALLGPSGSGKSSLMAVLSGLERLGGGSLTVAGQDFAALDEDALAAARRGRIGIVLQAFHLLPTMTAQENVATPMELAGEADAWPRAGAELAAVGLGHRLTHYPAQLSGGEQQRVAIARATAPRPGLIFADEPTGNLDGATGGDIVELLFARRAETGATLVIITHDPELAKRCGRIVTLGDGRIVSDTLA; the protein is encoded by the coding sequence GTGACAAGTCCCCCAATTTCTCTCGGTGCAATCGAAGCCCGCAACCTCACCCTGACGCTCGGCGAAGGCGAGGCCTCCGTCGCGATCCTCAAAGGCATCGACCTGACCGTCGGCGCGGGCGAGACGATCGCGCTGCTCGGCCCCTCGGGGTCGGGCAAGAGCTCGCTGATGGCGGTGCTCTCCGGTCTCGAACGGCTCGGCGGCGGAAGCCTGACCGTGGCCGGGCAGGATTTCGCCGCGCTAGACGAGGATGCGCTCGCCGCCGCGCGGCGCGGGCGGATCGGGATCGTGCTGCAGGCCTTCCATCTGCTGCCGACGATGACCGCGCAGGAAAACGTCGCGACGCCGATGGAGCTGGCGGGCGAAGCCGATGCCTGGCCGCGCGCCGGTGCCGAGCTCGCCGCGGTCGGCCTCGGCCACCGGCTGACCCATTACCCGGCGCAGCTTTCGGGCGGCGAGCAGCAGCGCGTCGCGATCGCCCGCGCCACCGCCCCGCGCCCCGGGCTGATCTTCGCCGACGAGCCGACCGGCAATCTCGACGGCGCGACCGGCGGCGACATCGTCGAACTGCTGTTTGCCCGCCGCGCCGAAACCGGCGCGACGCTGGTGATCATAACCCACGATCCCGAACTGGCGAAGCGTTGCGGGCGGATCGTGACTTTGGGCGACGGGCGGATCGTGAGTGATACGCTTGCTTGA